The genomic window CGATGAAGGTGTCCTTGGCTTCCAGCCTCTTGTCGTCGAGGTGATTGGTGATCGCCTCATAGGTGTTGTCCATGTTGTCGTAGGAGCCGCGATGGACGAATTTCAGCGCCTTGCCCTCCGGCGATTTGCCGATGCTCATATCCTTGGGCAGGTTCTTCGGATCCTGCTCGACCGGGATCTCGGCGAGGAAGGTGAAGCCGGTGTCGTCGGTGGAGGTATAGACGATCATCGAATTGCCTGACGGCTTGATGCCCTGCTTGTCCAGCAGCGCGTTCAGCGCCTTGAAGGCGTCGATCAGCGTGTCGAAGGCCGAATCCCAATTGGCAGTGCCCTTGACCATCACGACCTTCTTGGGCTCGAGCATGGTCTCGAGGCCAAAGGGATCGGCGGTCTGCACCGGGGCGGGCGTGGCGGCTGCCGCGGGCGGGGGCGCCGTCGGGCTGGGTGAGGCGCTGGCTGCGGGCGAGGGCGTCGCAGCGGGTGAGGCGCTGGCCGCCGGCGCGGGCGTTGCCACTGGCGCAGGCGAAGCACTCGCGGCAGGGGATGGTGAAGCCGATGGCGCCGGCGAGGGGCTTGCCGATGCGGCGGGCGCCGGGCTCGGTGTTTGCGCCAGAACTCCGGACAGGCCAAGCGACAAGGCCGCTGCCGGGATCAGCGCGGCCAAAGCGAGACGACGAAACCTGATCATTTTATTCTCCCCAAGACCTTGTGTCCCAAGGCCTAAATCCGTCCTGCACCCGGCCGCGCCTCCCGGTCGCGCGAACGGCGCAGTTCTAACACGCGAGCGCCGAATTCGTCCCATGACAGATGCGTCATGGCCGACCTGCTCGGCGCTTCGCAGTAAACCGCTGGCCAAGCCGGCAAGGATCGCCATATAAGACGGGCGAAATTCGGGAATTTTCATGAGCGCGCTGGCCAACCACGCATTTGCCAAGATGAACGGCATCGGCAACGAGATCGTCGTTGTCGACATGCGCGATTCCGCAAGCCGCGTGACGCCGGACGACGCGCGGGCGGTGGCCTCCGCCAACGGCGGCGTGGCTTACGACCAGCTCATGGTGCTGCAGAAGCCGCGGCTGGCCGGCACCGAAGCCTTCATCCGCATCTACAACAATGACGGCTCCGAGGCCGGCGCCTGTGGCAACGGCATGCGCTGCGTGGTGCGCCGCATCTTCGAGAAGAGCGGACAGACCACCGCGACATTCGAGACGGCAGCCGGCTTGCTCAATTGCTGGCAGGGCCCCGCGCCCGACCTCTACACCGTCGACATGGGCGCGCCGAAGTTCGGCTGGCAGGACATCCCGCTGGCGGAAGAGTTCCGCGACACCCGCTACATCGAGTTGCAGATCGGGCCGATCGACAATCCGATCCTGCATTCGCCCTCCGTGGTGAGCATGGGCAATCCGCACGCGATCTTCTGGGTCGAGGACGTCAACGCCTATGATCTCGAGCGTTTTGGTCCGCTGCTGGAAAACCATCCGATCTTCCCCGAGCGCGCCAATATCACGCTCGCCCATATCGTCGATCGCGAGCACATCACGATCCGCACCTGGGAGCGTGGCGCCGGCCTGACCAAGGCCTGCGGTTCGGCGGCCTGCGCCACGGCCGTCGCTGCGGCGCGATTGAAGCGAGCCAATCGCAATGTCGAGATCACGCTGCCCGGCGGCAAGCTCGGCATCGAATGGCGCGAGCGCGACGACCATGTGTTGATGACGGGCACCGCGACCTTCGAATATGAAGGCAATTTCGATCCGGCGCTGTTCGCGCCGGTCGGCTGATGGCCGTCGACATCGTCACCTTCGGCTGTCGCCTCAACGCCTTCGAGGCCGAGGTGATCCGCCGCGAGGCGGAGAGCGCAGGCCTCTCCGACACCATCGTCATCAACAGCTGCGCCGTCACCAACGAGGCGGTGGCGCAGGCGCGCCAATCGATCCGCAAATTGAAACGCGAGCGGCCCGGGGCCCGCATCGTCGTCACCGGTTGCGCGGCACAGACGCAAACTGCGATGTTCGCCGCTATGGCCGAGGTCGATCGCGTCGTCGGCAATGACGACAAGCTGCGCTCATCCGCATGGCGCGATGCGCGTGATGCATTCGACGTCGGCGCCAGCGAGAAGGTCGCCGTCAGCGACATCATGGCGGTGAAGGCGATGGCGCCGCATCTCGTTGACGGCTTTGCAACCGGCCTGCCGCGCGTCTTCGTGCAGGTGCAGAACGGCTGCGACCATCGCTGCACCTTCTGCATCATCCCGTTCGGCCGCGGCAACTCGCGCTCGGTGCCGATGGGCGCGGTGGTCGAACAGGTGCGGGCGCTGGCCCGGCGCGGCCATGCCGAGATCGTGCTGACCGGCGTCGACCTCACCAGCTACGGCGCTGACCTGCCGGGCGCGCCCAAGCTCGGCATGCTGACCAGGCAGATCCTGCGGCACGTGCCGGAATTGAAGCGCCTGCGCATCTCCTCGATCGATTCGATCGAGGCAGATGACGATCTGCTGGATGCCATCGCCGACGATGCGCGGCTGATGCCGCATCTGCACCTGTCGCTGCAATCCGGTGACGACATGATTTTGAAGCGCATGAAGCGGCGGCATTCGCGACAGGATGCGATCGCGTTCTGCGACCAGGTGCGTCGCCTGCGCCCGGACGTCATTTTCGGCGCCGACATCATCGCGGGCTTCCCGACCGAGAC from Bradyrhizobium zhanjiangense includes these protein-coding regions:
- a CDS encoding GyrI-like domain-containing protein; the encoded protein is MIRFRRLALAALIPAAALSLGLSGVLAQTPSPAPAASASPSPAPSASPSPAASASPAPVATPAPAASASPAATPSPAASASPSPTAPPPAAAATPAPVQTADPFGLETMLEPKKVVMVKGTANWDSAFDTLIDAFKALNALLDKQGIKPSGNSMIVYTSTDDTGFTFLAEIPVEQDPKNLPKDMSIGKSPEGKALKFVHRGSYDNMDNTYEAITNHLDDKRLEAKDTFIEEYLTDPLKTAEDKLVINVFVPLK
- the dapF gene encoding diaminopimelate epimerase; protein product: MSALANHAFAKMNGIGNEIVVVDMRDSASRVTPDDARAVASANGGVAYDQLMVLQKPRLAGTEAFIRIYNNDGSEAGACGNGMRCVVRRIFEKSGQTTATFETAAGLLNCWQGPAPDLYTVDMGAPKFGWQDIPLAEEFRDTRYIELQIGPIDNPILHSPSVVSMGNPHAIFWVEDVNAYDLERFGPLLENHPIFPERANITLAHIVDREHITIRTWERGAGLTKACGSAACATAVAAARLKRANRNVEITLPGGKLGIEWRERDDHVLMTGTATFEYEGNFDPALFAPVG
- the mtaB gene encoding tRNA (N(6)-L-threonylcarbamoyladenosine(37)-C(2))-methylthiotransferase MtaB, whose protein sequence is MAVDIVTFGCRLNAFEAEVIRREAESAGLSDTIVINSCAVTNEAVAQARQSIRKLKRERPGARIVVTGCAAQTQTAMFAAMAEVDRVVGNDDKLRSSAWRDARDAFDVGASEKVAVSDIMAVKAMAPHLVDGFATGLPRVFVQVQNGCDHRCTFCIIPFGRGNSRSVPMGAVVEQVRALARRGHAEIVLTGVDLTSYGADLPGAPKLGMLTRQILRHVPELKRLRISSIDSIEADDDLLDAIADDARLMPHLHLSLQSGDDMILKRMKRRHSRQDAIAFCDQVRRLRPDVIFGADIIAGFPTETEEMFSRSLDLVEECDLTFLHVFPYSPRPGTPAARMPQVAGSAIKERARRLRAVGEAALRQRLQAEIGATREVLIESEGQGRTEHYLPVAIAGERVGSVVSLRIVGSDGERLTI